A window of the Pristiophorus japonicus isolate sPriJap1 chromosome 13, sPriJap1.hap1, whole genome shotgun sequence genome harbors these coding sequences:
- the LOC139278337 gene encoding glycine cleavage system H protein, mitochondrial-like: protein MALRCVWNLRAVASRCLHPTAHRIGGPLRSLSTARAALSARKFTDKHEWVTVENGIGTVGISNYAQEALGDVVYCGLPEISTKLNQLDEFGALESVKAASELYSPLTGEVTDVNQALADNPGLVNKSCYGEGWLIKMTLDNPAEVDELMDEEAYEKFLKSIED from the exons ATGGCGTTGAGGTGCGTGTGGAACTTGCGAGCGGTGGCTTCCCGCTGCCTGCACCCCACAGCGCACAGGATCGGCGGGCCGCTGCGGAGCCTGAGCACCGCCAGGGCGGCCCTCTCCG CTCGCAAGTTTACAGACAAACATGAATGGGTAACGGTTGAAAATGGAATTGGTACAGTGGGCATTAGCAATTATGCTCAG GAAGCATTAGGAGATGTTGTATATTGTGGTTTGCCAGAAATCAGCACAAAGTTGAACCAATTGG atgAGTTTGGTGCTCTGGAAAGTGTGAAAGCTGCTAGTGAATTGTATTCTCCTCTGACTGGAGAGGTAACCGATGTAAATCAGGCTCTTGCTGACAATCCAGGACTAGTCAATAAATCTTGCTATGGAGAAG GGTGGCTTATTAAAATGACACTGGATAATCCGGCTGAAGTTGACGAGCTGATGGACGAAGAGGCTTACGAGAAATTCCTAAAGTCCATTGAAGATTGA